The Carnobacterium mobile DSM 4848 genome includes a window with the following:
- a CDS encoding cation:proton antiporter codes for MEQTALIIITVILGLGILSQWIAWRIQWPSIVIMAIAGLLIGPVFGLINPKEALGGLYSPLISLAVAIILFEGSSSLDIREIKDISKSVFRVVTLGAFLAWIGGSLAAHLIAGLSLEISFIIGGLFVVTGPTVIIPLLRQAKLNSRTAAVLKWEGIIVDPAGPLLALLAYQVIKAFTHETLRLNYIWSFFLGAVIAALLGYGIGLAISFIVDRGMVPEYLKSPIILSCVLICFTIGEVVMHETGMLAVTVMGLTVGRTKQYVSSIKSIGHFVEEISVLLTSTIFILLTSSLTRETIADVFTLPIIGFVLVMLFLVRPLSIWLSTIGTELNNAEKLLIGWIAPRGIVALTVSGYFASILLEDGYADAGILVALTFALVIITVSAHGFTIAPLAKKLGLASTEPPGILIAGASSFSIALAEKIQQLGVPVILIDTSGGRLRLAEKKGLATHQGEILSEYTQYDTDLTQYETILVMTGDEAYNALVCQSYIPEFGYQNTFTLPTRPNSKVNHEELTTNLSAQTLFEKEAFFTELNRKINTGYSLRVINISEKNEIEKNHLPDDATPLFIKKKNDLLTFVTLKKELTLDEGDQLIVLAKESEILV; via the coding sequence ATGGAACAAACAGCATTAATCATTATTACAGTTATTCTTGGTCTGGGGATTTTATCGCAATGGATCGCTTGGCGGATTCAATGGCCATCGATTGTGATCATGGCTATTGCCGGGTTGCTGATCGGTCCGGTTTTTGGTTTGATCAATCCAAAAGAAGCTTTAGGCGGATTATACAGCCCACTTATTTCTCTAGCAGTGGCCATTATTTTATTCGAAGGCAGCTCCAGTTTAGATATCCGCGAGATAAAAGATATTTCTAAGTCCGTCTTTCGAGTCGTTACACTTGGGGCGTTTCTCGCATGGATCGGCGGATCGCTCGCTGCTCACTTGATTGCCGGCTTGAGTCTAGAAATTTCCTTTATTATTGGTGGCTTATTTGTGGTAACTGGTCCAACTGTGATTATTCCACTTTTAAGGCAGGCAAAATTAAATTCACGTACCGCAGCAGTTCTAAAATGGGAAGGTATCATAGTCGATCCAGCAGGCCCGTTATTGGCTTTGTTAGCTTATCAAGTGATAAAAGCCTTCACGCATGAAACACTTCGTTTGAATTATATATGGAGCTTCTTTTTGGGCGCAGTGATTGCTGCTTTACTAGGTTATGGCATTGGTCTGGCCATTAGTTTTATCGTAGACAGAGGAATGGTGCCTGAATACTTAAAGTCTCCCATTATTCTCTCTTGTGTTTTGATCTGCTTTACGATTGGAGAAGTTGTCATGCATGAAACAGGAATGCTGGCAGTGACCGTTATGGGACTCACAGTAGGGCGAACCAAACAATACGTTTCTTCTATTAAAAGTATTGGGCATTTTGTAGAAGAGATTTCGGTTCTTTTGACTTCTACTATTTTTATCTTACTGACATCTTCATTAACAAGAGAAACGATTGCTGATGTCTTCACTCTACCGATTATCGGATTCGTCTTAGTTATGTTATTCCTTGTTCGTCCTTTGTCCATTTGGCTTTCTACCATTGGTACAGAACTGAATAATGCAGAAAAATTGCTGATTGGCTGGATTGCACCAAGAGGGATCGTTGCATTAACCGTTTCTGGTTACTTTGCGTCCATCCTTTTAGAAGATGGTTATGCAGATGCAGGTATTCTGGTTGCTTTAACTTTTGCACTTGTGATCATTACTGTTTCTGCGCACGGATTCACGATTGCTCCGCTCGCAAAAAAACTGGGCCTTGCAAGCACCGAGCCGCCAGGTATTCTTATTGCTGGAGCAAGCAGCTTTTCCATTGCATTGGCAGAAAAAATCCAACAATTAGGTGTTCCAGTTATTCTGATCGATACTTCAGGGGGGCGTTTGCGCTTAGCTGAAAAGAAAGGTCTCGCAACTCACCAAGGAGAAATTCTTTCTGAATACACACAGTACGATACCGATTTGACTCAATATGAAACGATCTTGGTAATGACAGGAGATGAGGCTTATAATGCACTAGTTTGCCAATCTTATATACCTGAATTTGGTTACCAGAATACCTTTACACTTCCTACAAGGCCTAACAGCAAAGTAAATCATGAAGAATTGACAACGAATCTTAGTGCACAGACACTTTTTGAAAAAGAAGCTTTCTTTACCGAATTAAACCGAAAAATCAATACGGGTTATTCTTTACGAGTCATTAATATTTCAGAAAAAAATGAAATTGAAAAAAATCATTTACCAGATGACGCTACCCCACTTTTCATCAAGAAAAAGAATGATCTGCTGACTTTTGTCACACTGAAGAAAGAGTTAACTTTAGATGAAGGAGATCAGCTGATTGTCTTAGCTAAAGAAAGCGAAATCCTTGTCTAA
- a CDS encoding LysM peptidoglycan-binding domain-containing protein — translation MSILQRKSVKISLVLSLLFLFLASFALPVSAASSQYVTKGNTSAKIVALTFDDGSDGKNVAKILQILTTNKIKATFFITGKAAENHPQKIKDIVAQGHEIGNHSYSHPDFSKLSAAQIKTELDKTEAAVKKAAGKSTKPYFRAPFGSVNNTTLQAVGNQGYTKTIGWTIDTVDWKGISSNQITSKVINNATPGMIVLMHAGEGATGTPGALQNMINQFNQLKAKGYTFVTISQLLSTTTTTPTPTANSGQYVVKTGDTLTKIAALYGVSVQQLVTTNKLSNANLIRVGQLITIPTTNYTVKAGDTLTQIAKAHKVTTQQLVTLNHLTNPNLLKIGQVIKIPATTTTSTPTPTTPKPAPVALTYTIKKGDTLYSIAKKYGVTVQDIVTTNTLANANVIKIGQVIKIPGKPAAAPAQPTTVKYTVKSGDTVYSIAKKYSTTVQKIASANKLNKDYLIKVGQVLTIPK, via the coding sequence GTGAGTATCCTGCAACGCAAATCAGTTAAAATCAGTCTCGTGCTTTCATTGCTCTTTTTATTCCTCGCTTCTTTTGCTTTGCCAGTTTCAGCTGCCAGCTCTCAGTACGTTACTAAAGGAAACACTAGTGCTAAAATAGTTGCTTTGACATTTGATGATGGTTCCGATGGCAAAAATGTTGCTAAAATTCTTCAAATTTTGACGACCAATAAGATTAAAGCTACTTTCTTTATTACCGGTAAAGCAGCTGAAAACCATCCGCAAAAAATTAAAGATATCGTTGCTCAAGGCCATGAAATCGGCAACCATTCTTATTCTCATCCTGATTTTTCCAAATTGTCTGCTGCTCAAATCAAAACAGAATTGGATAAAACAGAAGCGGCTGTTAAAAAAGCTGCTGGCAAATCCACTAAGCCTTACTTCCGCGCTCCGTTCGGCTCAGTCAATAATACGACTTTACAAGCTGTAGGAAACCAAGGCTATACTAAAACAATCGGTTGGACGATTGATACGGTAGATTGGAAAGGAATTTCTTCTAACCAAATCACCAGCAAAGTTATAAATAACGCAACTCCTGGAATGATTGTTTTAATGCACGCCGGAGAAGGGGCAACCGGAACTCCTGGTGCTCTGCAAAATATGATCAACCAGTTCAACCAGTTGAAAGCTAAAGGGTATACGTTCGTTACAATCAGTCAACTGCTTTCAACAACGACCACTACACCGACTCCAACGGCTAACAGCGGCCAGTATGTTGTTAAGACCGGTGACACTTTAACTAAAATCGCAGCTTTGTATGGCGTGAGTGTCCAACAATTGGTTACAACCAACAAATTATCAAACGCTAATTTGATTCGCGTAGGCCAATTGATTACGATTCCGACCACCAACTATACTGTTAAAGCCGGCGATACATTAACTCAAATTGCTAAAGCTCACAAGGTAACGACCCAACAGCTTGTGACTCTCAATCATTTAACTAATCCAAATCTTTTGAAAATTGGGCAAGTTATCAAAATTCCTGCTACAACGACTACATCTACACCAACACCTACGACGCCAAAACCTGCACCAGTTGCCCTAACGTATACGATCAAGAAAGGCGACACTCTCTATAGCATTGCTAAGAAGTATGGAGTAACCGTCCAAGACATCGTCACAACCAACACATTAGCTAATGCTAATGTGATAAAGATAGGTCAAGTTATAAAAATACCTGGCAAACCGGCTGCTGCTCCTGCGCAACCCACGACAGTGAAGTATACTGTTAAATCCGGCGACACCGTGTACAGCATTGCTAAGAAGTACAGTACGACCGTTCAAAAAATAGCCTCTGCTAATAAATTGAACAAGGATTATCTCATTAAAGTTGGGCAAGTGCTCACGATTCCAAAATAA
- a CDS encoding tocopherol cyclase family protein — protein MFDKLTNPILFQGNLKKKPYFEGWYFKQVSADERQIVSLIPGISLNKAESHSFVQYIVVLLDENQQKVTKTGYVNYPIEAFTYQDQPFQIKIGLNVFTESGVAVQLKDEQIEIEGSLDFGPLYPIEKSVFSPNIMGAFAYLPKMECSHGVISMNHDVTGSLVVSGQQIKLTDGKGYIEKDWGSSFPREYVWIQSNHFQNPTTSVFFSEAHIPFLGSSFEGFICNVVTDGQEYRFATYQRDTCKLEKIDAKTVNVRLESKEARLILEASIVQQGELKAPTTKGMHKTIKEGLSGKLRIQLDVKEEKRTYTDTSASAGIEIVEHEE, from the coding sequence ATGTTTGATAAATTAACGAATCCAATTTTATTTCAAGGTAATTTGAAAAAGAAGCCGTATTTTGAAGGCTGGTATTTCAAGCAAGTTTCGGCAGATGAGCGGCAAATTGTTAGTTTGATTCCTGGTATTAGTTTGAATAAAGCTGAATCACATAGTTTTGTCCAATACATTGTAGTACTGCTAGATGAGAATCAGCAAAAAGTGACGAAAACCGGCTATGTGAATTACCCAATAGAAGCCTTTACTTATCAGGATCAGCCTTTTCAAATCAAGATAGGCCTCAACGTCTTTACTGAATCAGGAGTAGCGGTTCAGTTGAAAGACGAACAAATCGAAATAGAAGGTTCACTAGATTTTGGCCCCTTATATCCGATTGAAAAATCCGTTTTCAGCCCCAATATCATGGGAGCTTTTGCTTATTTGCCAAAAATGGAATGTTCGCATGGCGTGATCAGTATGAATCATGACGTGACAGGTTCTTTAGTGGTCAGTGGCCAGCAAATCAAGCTGACAGACGGCAAAGGTTATATCGAGAAAGATTGGGGCAGTTCTTTTCCGAGGGAGTATGTCTGGATTCAATCGAATCATTTTCAAAATCCAACCACAAGTGTATTTTTCTCAGAAGCGCACATTCCTTTTCTCGGTTCATCCTTTGAAGGCTTTATTTGCAATGTAGTGACTGATGGCCAAGAATACCGCTTTGCTACATATCAGCGGGATACATGCAAACTTGAAAAAATCGATGCAAAAACGGTCAACGTAAGACTAGAAAGTAAAGAAGCCCGATTGATATTGGAAGCTTCGATTGTTCAGCAAGGTGAGTTAAAAGCACCGACAACTAAAGGGATGCACAAAACGATTAAAGAAGGGCTGTCGGGCAAACTCCGTATTCAATTGGATGTGAAAGAAGAAAAACGAACGTATACAGACACCAGCGCATCAGCAGGAATCGAGATTGTTGAGCATGAGGAATGA
- a CDS encoding DUF1576 domain-containing protein produces the protein MKFYKTTTVQTAGSEPNELMTERVKYSVFLAFGTFLFLLAFAFNSPKELWEGSLIILTSPAKLVTDYFELANIGSALLNASLMTFKTLALIRLSRVKINGPLIAALFTVAGFSLFGKNLYNSLPIILGVYGYAKIVRVPFSNYLLPALFGTALGPVVSEITFNLDLPLTLGIILGVLAGFLIGFLLPPLAKHFAHFHQGFSLYNIGFTAGIIGTFFISMLRSFGIKINTVEIVSSGHNQAFAIILYGLFLVLFLIGLIYNQWNWADYRRLLQQSGRSMPDFSASFPFGLILTNMALLGTLSTSYVLLVGGELNGPIIGGIFTIVGFGAAGKHLKNVAPIFLGVFVVGLFNASEINSTSALLAALFGTTLAPISGYYGPLAGVIAGAFHMALVLNISYLHAGMNLYNNGFSGGFIAALLAPIFDLFATIRKDRKMPPLKEPPADTTKKVLPPKIDISLD, from the coding sequence ATGAAATTTTATAAAACCACAACAGTACAAACCGCCGGGTCTGAGCCAAATGAACTGATGACAGAACGTGTCAAATACAGTGTCTTTCTAGCTTTTGGCACATTTTTATTTCTATTGGCGTTCGCTTTCAACAGCCCCAAAGAATTATGGGAAGGAAGCCTGATCATTCTCACTTCTCCCGCTAAATTAGTCACAGACTATTTTGAATTAGCCAATATTGGTTCCGCACTTTTAAACGCTTCATTGATGACTTTCAAAACATTGGCTTTGATTCGTCTTAGCCGTGTAAAAATCAATGGACCTTTAATTGCAGCGCTCTTTACGGTTGCCGGCTTTTCATTATTCGGCAAGAACCTTTATAATTCTCTTCCGATCATTTTGGGAGTATATGGTTATGCTAAAATCGTCCGTGTTCCTTTTTCAAACTATTTGCTGCCAGCTCTCTTCGGAACAGCTTTAGGCCCTGTTGTCAGTGAAATCACTTTTAATCTTGATTTGCCATTAACTTTAGGGATTATTTTAGGGGTTTTAGCAGGCTTTTTGATTGGGTTCTTGCTGCCTCCTTTAGCCAAACACTTTGCTCATTTTCACCAAGGATTCAGCCTTTACAATATCGGCTTCACAGCTGGAATCATCGGAACCTTTTTCATTTCTATGCTGCGCAGTTTCGGCATTAAAATCAATACTGTTGAAATTGTCTCCAGCGGCCACAATCAGGCGTTTGCCATTATTTTATATGGGTTGTTTCTAGTCCTATTTCTGATTGGACTCATTTACAATCAATGGAATTGGGCGGATTACCGTCGCTTACTGCAACAATCCGGACGCTCGATGCCAGATTTTTCAGCTTCATTTCCATTTGGCCTGATTTTGACCAATATGGCTTTGTTAGGAACTTTGTCTACTTCTTACGTTTTATTAGTCGGAGGAGAATTGAATGGGCCGATTATTGGCGGGATCTTTACCATTGTCGGCTTTGGTGCTGCAGGCAAACACCTTAAAAATGTCGCACCAATTTTTCTGGGTGTCTTTGTTGTTGGTCTTTTCAATGCTTCTGAAATCAATTCAACTTCTGCTCTCTTAGCCGCTTTGTTCGGCACAACTCTTGCACCAATCAGCGGCTATTATGGTCCGCTGGCCGGAGTCATTGCCGGTGCTTTCCATATGGCACTGGTTTTAAACATCAGTTACCTGCATGCAGGTATGAATCTCTATAATAATGGATTTTCTGGCGGATTTATTGCTGCTCTATTGGCTCCTATTTTTGATTTATTTGCCACTATTCGCAAAGATCGAAAAATGCCGCCTTTGAAAGAGCCGCCTGCTGATACGACAAAAAAAGTTCTACCACCCAAAATAGATATTTCACTTGATTAA